One window of the Coriobacteriia bacterium genome contains the following:
- a CDS encoding excinuclease ABC subunit A encodes MIISFRDTDTAALAGGQRVKRFVAFESVVRRKLRQLEIAGQLDDLRVPPGNRLEALKGDRQGQHSIRINDQYRVCFRWTAAGPEDVEILDYH; translated from the coding sequence ATGATCATCTCGTTCCGTGATACCGACACAGCAGCTCTCGCAGGCGGCCAGCGCGTCAAGCGTTTCGTCGCCTTCGAGTCCGTTGTTCGTCGAAAATTGCGGCAACTCGAGATCGCCGGTCAACTTGACGACTTGAGGGTGCCGCCCGGCAATCGGCTCGAGGCGCTCAAGGGTGATCGACAAGGCCAGCACAGCATTCGGATCAACGACCAGTATCGTGTCTGCTTTCGCTGGACCGCCGCCGGACCCGAAGACGTTGAGATCTTGGACTACCACTAG
- a CDS encoding type II toxin-antitoxin system RelE/ParE family toxin — protein MRVLFTPSAREQFLAALAYIRQDSPAAAWAVRERSEAALRRLKDFPESGRVLPEFPDLPFREVIVPPYRFFYRVREDAVWVVAVWHDAQLPDEPDDASRG, from the coding sequence GTGAGAGTTCTTTTCACCCCATCGGCGCGTGAGCAGTTCCTCGCGGCACTGGCCTACATCCGCCAAGACAGTCCCGCGGCAGCTTGGGCGGTGCGCGAGCGCTCAGAGGCTGCGCTTCGTCGGCTCAAGGACTTTCCGGAGTCGGGTCGCGTGCTGCCGGAGTTCCCCGACCTTCCTTTCCGGGAGGTCATTGTGCCGCCGTATCGCTTCTTTTACCGGGTGCGCGAGGATGCCGTATGGGTCGTAGCGGTCTGGCACGATGCGCAGCTTCCAGATGAGCCGGATGATGCCTCACGTGGCTAA
- a CDS encoding HigA family addiction module antidote protein: MTTALAPVTPGELLLEEFLLPMGISKYRLAKEIGVPAQRIGEIVAGRRAITADTDLRLSRFFGLSEGYWLRAQVAYDTEVAHERLAGELDKIRPWAGTAA, from the coding sequence ATGACAACTGCACTTGCACCCGTGACACCAGGCGAGCTCTTGCTCGAGGAGTTCCTGCTTCCCATGGGCATCTCGAAGTATCGTCTCGCCAAGGAGATCGGGGTCCCGGCGCAGCGCATCGGTGAGATCGTGGCCGGTAGACGTGCGATCACGGCTGACACGGACCTGCGTCTGTCCCGCTTCTTCGGACTCTCGGAGGGGTACTGGCTGCGTGCCCAGGTTGCTTATGACACGGAAGTCGCTCATGAGCGGTTGGCAGGGGAACTCGACAAGATTCGGCCATGGGCGGGAACTGCAGCCTGA
- a CDS encoding type II toxin-antitoxin system Phd/YefM family antitoxin, translating to MNTMPNIIPISDLRQDAAGVIKRAAASSKPVFVTQRGRASAVLVSAQVYERTQHELEILKLLARGEVEIEAGVGHDLDSVFADADALLNQAQAS from the coding sequence ATGAATACGATGCCCAACATCATTCCCATCTCGGATCTGCGTCAGGACGCTGCCGGCGTCATCAAGAGGGCAGCAGCTTCGAGCAAACCGGTCTTCGTCACCCAGCGAGGTCGAGCTTCGGCCGTGCTTGTGAGCGCACAGGTCTATGAGCGCACTCAACACGAGCTCGAAATCTTGAAGCTGCTCGCGCGCGGCGAGGTCGAGATTGAGGCCGGTGTGGGTCACGATCTTGATTCGGTGTTTGCTGATGCGGACGCGCTGCTTAATCAGGCGCAGGCGTCGTGA